The Verrucomicrobium spinosum DSM 4136 = JCM 18804 DNA segment GTTATCACTATCCTGGCTACGCCATGACTGGCCCCAGTCACTACGACTACAAGAAACAGTTCAACGCAATGGAGGGCCTGGACTGGGAGTCAGGGGAGTGGCGTCCCCTGGATAAGGACGGTTTTGAGAGAAAGGATTAACAAGATTTTTGAAGGATTAACAGGATGGAGTGCAGGATTTGGTTGGTCGGATTTAGACATTATCTGGAGATTGGACAAGGTGAGTCTGTGCGGGAGTTGGATATGTCTGTGTGTTCAAACTTTAGTCTGTCGCAGCTTCGGAAGTGTTGGCTTCGTGCATCGCGATTCCGCTAAACACTTCAACGTGAAACTGGGCGATCACTTCCAACATCTGGCCGTGAAGTCCGGCGTGGATGCCTTCTTGGGCCTGTAGTTTCATGGCCGATCCCAAGGCTTCGCCGTCGGCGAAACAAATTTCGGCATGGTAGGGCAAGAGCTTGGACCGGGGAGGCTGGCCGTTGTTTCGGGCCAAGTGAAAGTCCACCGCCCGGGACTCTTTGCACAGTTTGGAGAGGAAGGCGGCCACGGCCCCCAGTCCTTGTTGTTCGGGTATGTCCTCCTTGAAGCTGAACCAAACGTGAAAGTGGGTCATGGGAATGGAACCAGTACCTCTATCACAAGAAATCGGCCTTGATGTGATCCAGGTCAAATGGGGTTATCCCATGTTCAACCGCGAAGACGGTGTCGGCCTCCCTCAGATTTGCTGCATGGTGCCCGCGAGCACGGATGTGCAGGTCAAACAGGGTGTGCAGATCCGGTTTGCGCAGTTGTGCAAGCGTTCGCAACATGAGGGAAACGCCACGCAGGGAACTTTGCACATTGTTGTAAACGCGAGGGTGTTGGGTGAGGGCAATATCCGCCCAGATGACCTTCCCATCCACGATGTCAAAAATGGCGGGCAGGCAAATGCGAGTGTTGGCGGCGACATCCACTTTGTCCACCACGGTGGAGGGTTCAAAGATCTCGCCGGAATTGGGAGCAGAACGCGCCATCCAACCGGCAAAACACTCTGGGAGCTCGCAGTAGGGCTGTTCCGTGAAACTGTGCAGGCTCATGACGATGTAGCGCACGCCCTTCTGGCGGCACAATTCTGGGGTGACATCAATGAACTCTGCTGCTCCGTGTGGAGCATCCACGATGTCGCCGCTGTGGTGTCCGCCGAAATTCTTCAAGCTGTAGTAGCTGAGCAAGTCAACGTATTGGAATTTCTCATCGTACATCGTGGCGGATAGGTCGATGTCCACCCGGCTCCGGCCGTTCTTCCACCAGATGAAGAAGCGGAGAACCTCCCCGTCAGGTAAAGACAGCCGGCTGCCGCGTACCAGGGTCCGGAGCGATTTGGAGGCTGATCGCAGAGCGAAAGGGACTTGGTAGTCCTTCAATTCGGGATCGAGGTAGCAACGGCCCAGTGGTGGCAGTCTCGCGTAGTGCTGGAGCAGGGCTTCATCGCAGATGGCGACGAGCTTCTCCGTGATGGCTACAGGAATGGGAGGGAGAGGCTCTGTGGTGGCAAAAACGTTCGCAAGGGTGCCCTTCGGGAAAAAAGTTCTCAGCGGGGCAGGGGAGTGGCGATGGCGGAAATGGACGAGACACTGGAGCAACACGGAAGTGGAAACTTCGTGTGCGTGCTGTCTGAACGCAGTCACCACCTCGTCTGGTGACGAGCTGATTCTAACCAGGTGATCCAGCCTGCGAGCAAACTCGCCCGGTCTTGTCCTGAGCAGCTGGAGAAGACCAGGAACATCACGGTGGAGAAGTCCTGCCTCCAACGCGCTGTTAAGCGTGAATGAGGGCAGATTGTTCCGTAATACATCGAACGCCTTCGCGGTTTCCGGAAAACGTGAGGCATGCTCGCCGGGATGGAGACGCTCTCCCAACCGGATCCATCGGGGCTTCCACCGCAACATATCTTCGACCCGATTCGGGAAGCTTTCCAGCCATGTGAGGAACTTCAATCGCAAGCGACGGCCGATTTTGCCAAATCGAACCGGCTTTGCCAACGAGACATCTCCTCCGCTCAGCGCCACTGCCAGGCGCAACACATCTGTAGCGGTCTTCATCCGACTGTCGAGATAAGCGATCCCAATGGAGGTGTGTTTCACCAACTCTGAGCCCAGGTAAGCGAGGTTTTCCCGGGAGGTGACACAGGCTGGCAGCAGTGGAAGCACCTTGTCGCCGTACTGAGACGCCAGCCAGGCGATGTCCTCTCTGTCCTGGGGGGAGTACGCGACACGGGAGCGCATGAGTTCTGCCATCGCCTGATTGAAATCGGCCGTATCACCCAGACGGATGATGCGAAGGGAGGGGCGATCCTGCAGAGGAGGCCGTGACTCGGCGGGGAGTTGCTGCCGGTCCAGCGTCCAATAGTATATGACAGCGCGGAAGTAGAGCTCCGCTTCTTCCATCTCCATGACTTGCGCGGGGAAATTGGGGTAGAACGGCTCGAACGGATGATGGGCACCTACCAGGATCTGGAGGTCATGGGTCAGGCGGAGGTAGAAATCTTCCACTTTCGCGGGTGAAAGGTTTTTCAATTCACGAATGACCTCCTCCGAGAGGAGATAGCCGAGAGACTCAAGATTCTTCTGGAGCGCGGCGAGGACGGGCAGGGGCGTGGTGCCGCCATCGGTTGCAGGAACCGTCACCTTGCTACGGCGCCGGATGTAGATGGAGTTCATAGCTGGCGAAAAACAGGAGCCCCGGTCGGCTGGTGTGCCGCCGGGGCGCTGAATAGGGCGGAAAGCGAGGACCCTAGGGTTTCGAAGGTTAGAAGGAAGGATCTTCAGAGCCGCCGTGAAAGGAATACTTCGCCAGCGTGGTGATTGCAAGCTTATGGCGCAAACATCCGGGGGGCCTGACTGGGGAGTCAGGACCAAAAAAATAGAACCCGTTGTTGCTTGGGTATAGGAAAGAACAAGTGGCCCCCTGCGAGTTGAAGCAGGAGTGCCATGGCTCAGCCCGCCTCAGCGAGGGCTTCCCGGGGCTGACGCAGGCTCGGGCAGATGTCAGCTACGGGGCGGACCTCAACGGTGAGGCCAAGGCGCACGCTGGGGCAGTCGCTGGCGATCTCCACCGCTTCTTCCAGGGTGTTCACCGTCAGGAGAAAGTAGCCACCGACAGCCTCGGTGGATTCCACAAAGGGGCCAGCCACCGTGCGACTCCCAGACCGGGAGACGACGCGGCCTGTGCCTTCGAGAGGGTGACCTCCCTCGAGTTTGCCCTGGCTGGAGAGACGCTGATACCACTCATTCCACTGTTGGAGCAGTTCCTGCCGTTGGTCCGGAGAGATTTGGTGGTGGCTGGCGTTGCCACCACGGAAAAGGAGCATGAATCGGGATGAGGGAGGGCTGGTGGTGGAATTCATAGGGTGTGAGCGGTTACAGGTTTCCTCAGAATGACGATCAGACGGGCCCTGGTTGGACAGCCACGAAATGGTTGCATCGGATTTCTGGTTCCGGATGCGCGTGTCTGCAGGAGTGGGAGGGACCAAGTTTAAATAAAATTGCGGTGAATGTCCGAAACGACCGTTCCAGTTCGTCGTGACGATGAAACGCCGGGATCACCGGTTTTTCCCAACCTCATTCAACCAGGAATCATCCCACCCAAGTCCAACCCTACCCTAACCAACCCAATTTGATATGAGCACGAGTAAAGTGGAAGCAGTGCCAAGCGACATGCGCACCGTGACGCCGCACCTCATTTGTGATGGGGCCGCAGACGCGATCGAATTCTACAAAAAAGCGTTCGGTGCCACCGAAATCTGCCGCCTGCCCTCGCCCGAGGGCAAAATCATGCATGCCGCTGTGAAGATCGGCGACTCCATGGTGATGCTGGTTGACCAGTATCCGGACTGGGGCTGCATGGGCCCGGCCGCTCTCAAAGGCTCCTCGGTGACGATTCATCTGCAGGTGGAGGATGCCGACGCTCTCTTCCAGCAGGCGGTGGATGCTGGAGCGAAGGTAATCATGCCGATCGAAGACGCCTTCTGGGGCGACCGCTATGGCAAGGTGGAAGATCCCTTTGGCCATCACTGGTCCATCGCCACGCACGTACGTGATCTGACGCCAGAACAGATTCAGGAGGCCATGAAATCCTCCTCCTGCGCGGGCGAGGCCTGATCGGGAGATGGCTGAAAACCTTGTGCGGCACCTGGGGAAACACGGTGCCGCCATTCTGTTGTCCTCAAGCTTCCAGTTCCGGCAGAAGAGTCTTCACCTTTTCCTCCATTTCATGGGGAGATCTGGCGTACACGCGTGCGGCCTTTCTCTGGATCTTAGACAGCAGCTTCTCCCGTTTCTTCTCAAGGAGCGTGTGAGTTGGCTCATCAACCCCCTGGGTGCGGACGAAGACGTCAATGTCATGCACCTTGCCGAGCAGGGAACTGAGCCTGCGGGTGCGTCGCAACCGACGGGGGTGGCCCAGCCACGCGTGGAGCGCCAGGGTCTGGTAGTAGTGGTCTTTGACGGCCTTCCGCCAAGAGTGCAGTGCCTCCGTGCCGGTATCCTTGTGGCTCCGTTCGAAAGCTTTGTGCCCTTTGCGGTAAGTCTTTGCATAGGCTTCAGCCACGGTTTCCCAGGAAAGGGAAAACAGTCGCAGCCGTCCCAGTCGGTCTGTCAAACTGGATGACTGCCGGGTGAGTTGTTCCATGGGGGGCTCGGTCACCACGGCAGGGCGGACAGATTTGCGGCGGATTTTTCGGCCGTCCGCATCCTTGGGGCAGAGTCCGTCCTGGTCGAGCGATTTCAAGAGTTCGTCCATCACCACCTGATCTCGCTGGGTGGCGACAGTGCGTTTTAGATTCCGGATCGCCCCCTTTAGCGTGGCAAATTGCTCGACGGACAGGGCGGGGCGGGCGAGACGCAGGAGAGCAAAGAGTTTTTTCATGCGTTTGCGAAGCGCATGGATGGCGGTGTCCGGCTGAGTCCGTACCCGGCGGGTATCCTGCTCCGCAAGCGTGGCCATATGCACGAGGAGACGCTTCAGCCACACCGCAGCCTCAGGTGGGGCGGCATGAGCTTTTTCAGAAGTGGAGCACCGGGCGATCACGGGTGTGAGCGGCTGCATTGCCGGAGCGGTGGCCCACCGGATAAGTCAGGCTAACGCCCTTCCCGAGTCAGCAGGAACTGACGTCTCTGAATGCGGGTGGCCCGTATGTGTGCCATCTCCTGGGCTTCGGTCAACTCCCAGCGTCTGTCAGAAACGCCAACTTGCCAGTGGCAGGCGCGGATGAGAACCCGCTGGCCTTGGGGATTGAACCACTCCAGCAGCAGCATGTTTTTGAGCGTGGAGTTGTCGAAAACGAAACACGGGTGGCTCGGTCGGCAGCTTCTCTGCCAGAGCTGGCTGACGCGTCGGGAGGCGGACATCTCGCCAGCCGTCCCCGTCTGATGCGAATGCATTGCAAGCGTGTCTTCCAGACTGGGCTCAGGAAAGGGATTGAAGAAACTGATGCGGCACCCTGCAATGTCGCGGAGGAAATTACCCCGAAGCTCGACGATGACGGGTTCTGAACAACCGATCACCCACAACCGTCCCCGGATATGGTGGGGTACCTCGTTGGAGAGGTAACCGTGTGATACTGGATTGTTCAGGAGAATGTCCATTATAATAACTATAACGAAGCAGAGACGTGCGGCAAGAGAAACTCTTAGCACATATTTAGCTTTGCATGCAAATGCAAATGCCTTCTGACGGGTTGCGCGGTCAGGAAATTTGTCGGACACATGAGCATCGAACTTTTCCGCTGAACTGGATGCCGCTCCCCCTGTCTCTTTCCATCATTTCTTTTAACGAAGAAGCCAATCTCGGCCGATGCCTGGCCAGTGCCGCAGATCTTGCTGAGGAGATCGTGCTGGTGGATTCTGGCTCCAAAGACCGGACCCGGGAGATTGCCGAGTCCTATGGAGCGCGGGTGGTGCACCAGGATTGGCTGGGGCATCGGGATCAAAAGAATGTGGCGCTCAGTTTGTGTACACGCCCCTGGGTGCTGGCGTTGGATTGCGATGAGGAGCTCTCACCCGAACTGCGGGCCAGTATTTTTGAGTTCTTCCAGTCGGGTGAGGCGATCCGCTTTGATGGTGGCGTCTGCAACCGCAAGGTGTGGTTCCTGGGCAGGTGGATCACGCATGGCGACTGGTACCCAGACCGGAAACTCAGGTTGTTCAAGCGGGAGGGCTCGCGATGGGCGGGCAGCCCGGAGCATGATTACATCGAACTGGGCGGGCCCACCGTGCATCTGAAGGGGGATCTGCATCACTTCTCCTTCCCGAACATGAGCCGCTACGTGGACAAGATCAACGGCTTCGCAGATGTGTTCCTCGAACGGCAAAAGGCCGAAGGCAAGCGCTGGTCTCTGGCATCCAATGTTTTCCGACCCTGGTGGCGGTTTGTTCGTGCCTACATCCTGCGCAGGGGATTTCTGGACGGCTTTCCAGGGTTCTGGATTGCGGTGGCCACGTCTTTCTTTGCATTTGTGCGCTACAGCCGGAAGTATGAAGACGAGGTGGGATCGCAATCGCCACCCCGACAATAGTTCATCATGCGCATCGCCCTCATCTATCATCAGTTTGTTCCACGTGGTGGCCTGGAGGGCTACCTCATGGAGTTTGCGCTCAGGCTGAAAGCGGCCGGGCATGAGCTGGATGTGGTGGCGGGGGAGATTCACCCCGCACTCGAGAAGGAGTTGGGGGCTCAGGTTCATCAGGTGCCCCTTTTGCGGGGTTCTCCTTTGCTGCGGATGTGGCAGTTCGAGCGGGAAGCCTCCCGCCTGGCGGGCGAGCTTCCGGTTTCGGTCACTATTGGATTTGGCCGCACCACCACCCATGACCTGCAT contains these protein-coding regions:
- a CDS encoding VOC family protein: MSTSKVEAVPSDMRTVTPHLICDGAADAIEFYKKAFGATEICRLPSPEGKIMHAAVKIGDSMVMLVDQYPDWGCMGPAALKGSSVTIHLQVEDADALFQQAVDAGAKVIMPIEDAFWGDRYGKVEDPFGHHWSIATHVRDLTPEQIQEAMKSSSCAGEA
- a CDS encoding DUF6614 family protein, translated to MTHFHVWFSFKEDIPEQQGLGAVAAFLSKLCKESRAVDFHLARNNGQPPRSKLLPYHAEICFADGEALGSAMKLQAQEGIHAGLHGQMLEVIAQFHVEVFSGIAMHEANTSEAATD
- a CDS encoding glycosyltransferase family 2 protein, with product MPLPLSLSIISFNEEANLGRCLASAADLAEEIVLVDSGSKDRTREIAESYGARVVHQDWLGHRDQKNVALSLCTRPWVLALDCDEELSPELRASIFEFFQSGEAIRFDGGVCNRKVWFLGRWITHGDWYPDRKLRLFKREGSRWAGSPEHDYIELGGPTVHLKGDLHHFSFPNMSRYVDKINGFADVFLERQKAEGKRWSLASNVFRPWWRFVRAYILRRGFLDGFPGFWIAVATSFFAFVRYSRKYEDEVGSQSPPRQ
- a CDS encoding CHAD domain-containing protein; the protein is MQPLTPVIARCSTSEKAHAAPPEAAVWLKRLLVHMATLAEQDTRRVRTQPDTAIHALRKRMKKLFALLRLARPALSVEQFATLKGAIRNLKRTVATQRDQVVMDELLKSLDQDGLCPKDADGRKIRRKSVRPAVVTEPPMEQLTRQSSSLTDRLGRLRLFSLSWETVAEAYAKTYRKGHKAFERSHKDTGTEALHSWRKAVKDHYYQTLALHAWLGHPRRLRRTRRLSSLLGKVHDIDVFVRTQGVDEPTHTLLEKKREKLLSKIQRKAARVYARSPHEMEEKVKTLLPELEA
- a CDS encoding YciI family protein — protein: MLLFRGGNASHHQISPDQRQELLQQWNEWYQRLSSQGKLEGGHPLEGTGRVVSRSGSRTVAGPFVESTEAVGGYFLLTVNTLEEAVEIASDCPSVRLGLTVEVRPVADICPSLRQPREALAEAG
- a CDS encoding TerD family protein; its protein translation is MNSIYIRRRSKVTVPATDGGTTPLPVLAALQKNLESLGYLLSEEVIRELKNLSPAKVEDFYLRLTHDLQILVGAHHPFEPFYPNFPAQVMEMEEAELYFRAVIYYWTLDRQQLPAESRPPLQDRPSLRIIRLGDTADFNQAMAELMRSRVAYSPQDREDIAWLASQYGDKVLPLLPACVTSRENLAYLGSELVKHTSIGIAYLDSRMKTATDVLRLAVALSGGDVSLAKPVRFGKIGRRLRLKFLTWLESFPNRVEDMLRWKPRWIRLGERLHPGEHASRFPETAKAFDVLRNNLPSFTLNSALEAGLLHRDVPGLLQLLRTRPGEFARRLDHLVRISSSPDEVVTAFRQHAHEVSTSVLLQCLVHFRHRHSPAPLRTFFPKGTLANVFATTEPLPPIPVAITEKLVAICDEALLQHYARLPPLGRCYLDPELKDYQVPFALRSASKSLRTLVRGSRLSLPDGEVLRFFIWWKNGRSRVDIDLSATMYDEKFQYVDLLSYYSLKNFGGHHSGDIVDAPHGAAEFIDVTPELCRQKGVRYIVMSLHSFTEQPYCELPECFAGWMARSAPNSGEIFEPSTVVDKVDVAANTRICLPAIFDIVDGKVIWADIALTQHPRVYNNVQSSLRGVSLMLRTLAQLRKPDLHTLFDLHIRARGHHAANLREADTVFAVEHGITPFDLDHIKADFL